CGATAAATTGATTGCTGATATGCAGGTCAGAGGCTTCAGCATGATGGATGTTCCGGTTGGCCGTACTTCCGCAAATGCCATTACCGGTACTCTGTTACTGCTGGCTGGCGGCACCGCTGAACAAGTTGAACGTGCCACGCCGATCCTGATGGCAATGGGCAGTGAGTTGATCAACGCGGGCGGTCCGGGCATGGGGATCCGCGTTAAGCTCATCAACAACTATATGAGTATCGCGCTCAATGCGCTTTCGGCAGAAGCTGCCGTTTTGTGCGAAGCCCTCAATCTTCCCTTCGATGTTGCCGTCAAGGTAATGAGCGGTACTGCCGCCGGTAAAGGCCACTTCACCACTTCCTGGCCGAACAAAGTCCTCAGTGGAGATCTTTCTCCCGCCTTCATGATCGATCTTGCCCATAAGGATCTTGGCATCGCCCTCGATGTTGCCAACCAGTTGCATGTGCCGATGCCGCTGGGGGCCGCCTCACGGGAGGTTTATAGCCAGGCGCGCGCAGCAGGTCGCGGTCGCCAGGACTGGTCCGCCATTCTGGAGCAGGTCCGTGTCAGTGCCGGGATGACTGCCAAAGTAAAAATGTAACGACTGGATAAAGGAATAAATGAATGAATAAGTACACCATCAACGACATTACGCGCACATCGGGCGGTTTTGCCATGCTGGCAGTCGATCAGCGCGAAGCCATGCGCATGATGTTTGCCGCGGCTGGCGCACCCGCTCCAGTAGCCGATAGCGTTTTAACTGATTTCAAAGTTAACGCCGCGAAGACGCTTTCACCTTATGCATCGGCGATTCTGGTAGATCAACAATTCTGCTACCGCCAGGTGGTTGAGCAAAACGCGATTGCCAAAAGTTGCGCCATGATTGTCGCCGCCGATGAGTTCATCCCTGGCAACGGTATTCCGGTAGATAGCGTAGTCATTGACCGCAAAATCAACCCGCTACAAATCAAACAAGACGGCGGTAAAGCCTTAAAACTGCTGGTGCTGTGGCGTAGCGATGAAGATGCGCAGCAACGCCTGAATATGGTGAAAGAGTTCAACGAACTGTGCCATTCAAACGGTCTGGTGAGCATCATTGAGCCAGTCGTCCGCCCACCGCGTCGTGGCGATAAATTCGATCGCGAACAAGCGATCATCGATGCCGCTAAAGAGCTGGGCGACAGTGGCGCTGACCTCTACAAAGTTGAAATGCCGCTTTATGGCAAAGGTCCGCAACAAGAGCTTCTCAGTGCTTCACAACGTCTGAATGACCATATCAATATGCCGTGGGTGATCCTCTCATCCGGCGTCGACGAAAAACTGTTCCCGCGTGCCGTACGCGTGGCAATAACAGCAGGTGCATCGGGCTTCCTGGCTGGTCGTGCCGTCTGGGCATCGGTTGTCGGTTTACCGGACAACGAGCTGATGCTGCGTGACGTTTGCGCACCGAAATTACAACAACTTGGCGATATCGTCGACGAAATGATGGCTAAACGCCGTTAAGATGAGGATACAAAAATGAAATGGTTTAACACCTTAAGTCACAACCGTTGGCTGGAACAGGAAACCGATCGCATCTTTGATTTTGGTAAAAATTCCGTAGTACCGACTGGCTTTGGCTGGTTAGGCAATAAAGGGCAAATCAAAGAAGAGATGGGCACCCATCTGTGGATCACCGCCCGTATGTTGCACGTGTATTCCGTTGCTGCGGCGATGGGTCGACCTGGCGCTTACTCGTTGGTTGATCATGGTATCAAAGCCATGAACGGCGCACTGCGCGAT
The nucleotide sequence above comes from Escherichia coli. Encoded proteins:
- the yihU gene encoding sulfolactaldehyde 3-reductase; this translates as MAAIAFIGLGQMGSPMASNLLQQGHQLCVFDVNAEAVQHLVDKGATPAANPAQAAKGAEFIITMLPNGDLVRHVLFGENGVCESLSSDALVIDMSTIHPLQTDKLIADMQVRGFSMMDVPVGRTSANAITGTLLLLAGGTAEQVERATPILMAMGSELINAGGPGMGIRVKLINNYMSIALNALSAEAAVLCEALNLPFDVAVKVMSGTAAGKGHFTTSWPNKVLSGDLSPAFMIDLAHKDLGIALDVANQLHVPMPLGAASREVYSQARAAGRGRQDWSAILEQVRVSAGMTAKVKM
- the yihT gene encoding sulfofructosephosphate aldolase is translated as MNKYTINDITRTSGGFAMLAVDQREAMRMMFAAAGAPAPVADSVLTDFKVNAAKTLSPYASAILVDQQFCYRQVVEQNAIAKSCAMIVAADEFIPGNGIPVDSVVIDRKINPLQIKQDGGKALKLLVLWRSDEDAQQRLNMVKEFNELCHSNGLVSIIEPVVRPPRRGDKFDREQAIIDAAKELGDSGADLYKVEMPLYGKGPQQELLSASQRLNDHINMPWVILSSGVDEKLFPRAVRVAITAGASGFLAGRAVWASVVGLPDNELMLRDVCAPKLQQLGDIVDEMMAKRR